The DNA sequence TCAACCGGCGCGTCTTCGTGAAGAGCGGCGCCATGGCGCTCCTGGCCATGGGCCTGCCGCCCGCGTTCGTCACCCGTTCGCTGCTCGCCGACACGCGCGCGGCGGCACGGAAGAAGACGCTGATCTGCATCTTCCAGCGCGGCGCGGTGGACGGGCTGAGCATGGTGGTGCCCTTCGGCGAGGCGGCGTACTACCGCGGCCGCCGCTCCATCGCCATCGCCGACCCGTCGCGCCGGAGCGACCGGGGCGCGCTGGACCTGGACGGCTTCTTCGGCATGCACCCCTCGCTGAAGCCGCTGCACGAGCTGTACGGGCGGAAGGAGCTCGCCATCGTGCACGCGGCGGGGTCCCCCAGCGCCACGCGCTCGCACTTCGAAGCGCAGGACGTGATGGAGACCGCCAGCCCGGACGGCCACGCGCGCGACGGCTGGCTGAACCGCGTGCTGGGGGCCACCGACTGCCACGACTGCTCCGGCCGCACGCTGGCCGACGCGCGGGCACACGCCGCCGACCACGCGGCAGGGCAGACCGGCGTGGCCTCGCTCCGCGGCGTGGCGATGGGCGCCACGCTCCCGCTCTCCCTGCGCGGCGCGGAGCCCACGCTGGCCATCGCAGACCTGGAGCGCTTCGGCGTGGCGGGCGGGCGCGACGACGCGCTCTCCGAGACCTTCGCGCGGATGTACCGCACGGGCACCGGTGACGCCGTCTCCGCCGCCGCGGGCGAGGGGATGGAAGCCGCGGCGGTGCTACGGAAGGTGGACCCGGCGCGCTACGCGTCGCGGCCGGGCGTGGAGTACCCGGCGGGCGACTTCGGGCGCTCGCTTCGGCAGATCGCACAGCTGGTGAAGGCCGAAGTGGGCGTGGAGGTCGCCTTCGCGGACCTGAGCGGGTGGGACACGCACGTGGCGCAGGGCGGTGCGGACGGGCAGCTGGCGAGGCGGTTGGACGAGCTTGCACGCGGCATCCGTGCGCTGCACGACGACCTGGGCGAGCGCATGGAAGACGTGGTGATCCTCACGATGAGCGAGTTCGGGCGCACCGTGGCCGAGAACGGCACCGGCGGCACCGACCACGGCCACGCCAACTGCATGATGGTGCTGGGGGGAAGCGTCGCCGGCGGCAAGGTCTACGGCGACTGGCCGGGCCTGGAGCCGGCGCAGCTCTACGAAGGCCGCGACCTGAAGGTGACCACCGACTTCCGCGACGTCTTCGCCGAGGTCACCGCGCGCCACCTGGGCGCCACCCACCTGGACCGCGTCTTCCCCGGCTACTCGCTCGACCCGTCCAAGTATCGCCGCGTGCTGAGATGACTCGCGGTCATCGCCGCATCGGGCAGCACGACTCACGTCCGGCGCGTACGGTGCGATTCATCGCATCCGATCCTCTCGTCATGGAGACGCATCGGACGAACGACAGGGATCGGGTCGTAGATGGGCAGCCGAAGTCGACCTCTGAAGATAGGGGTAGCGGCGAACGGCGAGTCGGCGGGATCACGGTAGATGTGCGGCAGTCGGGTCCTGAAATGCATCGCAGTCGGAAAGTTGCGGATGCGATAAATCGCACCCCTACATACAGATAGATGCAGAAAAGGCCCGGAACGCTCCGGGCCCTTTCTGCATCTTTCGACCGGCGATCAGGCTACTGCGTGAGGGCCTTCTCGGCGGCTTCCTTCATGGGCGGGAGGGCCTGGGCGTGCTCCTTGTACTCGGGGAGGCCGCGGGCCATCTCGGACGGGTAGAGGTCCACGAAGCGCTTGTAGAAGGTCTTCGCCACCGAGGCGTTGCCCATCGCCGCCTCGGCCTGGGCGGCGGTGAAGAGGCCGAAGAGGTGCTTGGGGTCCTTCGCCAGGATGGAGTCGGACTCGGCGCGCGCTTCCTTGCCGTCGCCCGCCACCAGCTGGAGGATGGCGAGGTGGTAGTGCCCGTCGGCGTCCAGGTCGGGCACCATGCCGTAGGCGGCGATCGCCATAGGGAGGAAGTTGCGGGCCTGCGTGGTGTCGCCGGTGGAGACGTTCTGCATCACGCGGTTGAACAGCCGGTCCGCGCGCTCCCGCGGGCTCATGCTGGAGATGTCTACCGAGCGCGCGTCGCCGGCAGGCCCGCCCTGGCCGCCCGCGAACGGGCCCTGCGGCGCCGCGGGCTGCGACGAAGAAGAGAGCGCGGCCGCCGCCGCGGGCTCCGGCTCGCGCAGCTTGGGCACCAGCAGCACGGCGATGAGCGCCACCAGCGCCGCGCCGGTGATGATCCACGGCAGCGACGACGAGCGGGCCGGCGCCACGGGCTCGGTGCCGGCGGCCACGGGGCGGCCGCACTCGTTGCAGAAGCGCGCGCCGGGCAGAAGCGGGGTACCGCAGTCGCGGCACTCGGCGTTGAGCGCCACGCCGCACTCGGCGCAGAAACGGCCCGCCGCGGCGGCGCCGCAGGACGGGCAGGGGGTGGTCTGGGTCATTCGTCCGGCTTTTCGGGAGAGCGGGGGTACGGGCGCGGCAAATCTACGCGCGGTGCGGACCTCGCTCAAGTGCGGCCGTCCATCTCCCGCCAAGCCGCGCTCCGCGTGCCCCGAAGCGGGCACGCGAAATGCTTGTTCATGCCGCCCCACCCCAAGTCCGACCCCGTACGCCGAGAAGGCGGAGGACCCCATGATTCGCGAAGCGAGTCTGCCCGCATGGACGGGCGAGATACACGAGCGCCGGACCGGCACCGAACGCCGCAGCAGGCACCTGCGGCTGGACGACGAGCAGCGGGATCCCCATGCCGAGGCGCGCGCCAAGCTGATCCTGGCCCTGGCGGCCGACCGCCTGCGCGAGCTGCGCGACGACGGCGTCACCTTCGGCTACATCGCCCGCATGTACGAGGTGCCCACAGACATGCTCCAGAAGCTGCACACCGAGCTGGTACCCACGCTCCAGCCGTAGCGCCTCCAGGGCGTTGAAGGATCCGACCAAGCGGGCAGGCCCGGCGAGCACTCGCCGGGCTTTCGCTTTTTCATCCATCTTCCGGCCGCCCCCAACCGCGCGTCCTCTTGCGCCTTCGGGGCAGAGCGATGGAGATTCGGCTTCCAGTCCACCTCGCCGGCAAGCTGACATCCCGGGCCTCCGATATGATCCCCAACGCGCGCCAGGTGTTCGACCTCGTTCCCGCGGCGCAGACCGGCCTTGCGGCGCGGGCGGTAACGGCGTGAGCGAGATTGCCGGAGACGCGAATGTCGGATCGCTGGGGAGCGGGGCGATCGTCGTCGAGACGGCGCGGCTGGTCATCCGCGAGTTCACGCCGGGCGATGCGGAGTTCATCCTGCGGCTGCTGAACGAGCCGTCGTTCGTGGCGAACATCGGCGACCGCGGGGTGCGGACGGTGGAGGATGCCGTCGCGTACCTCACCGGCGGGCCGATCAAGAGCTACGAGACGAACGGCCACGGCCTCTCTCTCGTGGCGCTGAAGGAGACGGGCGAGCCGATGGGGATGTGCGGCCTGATCCGCCGCGAGCAGTTCGCCGACGTGGATGTGGGCTACGCCTTCGTGCCGGAGTTCTGGCGCCAGGGCTTCGCGGCCGAGTCGGTGCTCGCCGTGATGGAGCACGGGCGGCGCGCGCTGGGCGTGGGGCGCATCATCGCGCTGGTGTCGCCGCACAACACCGCTTCCGCGCGGCTGCTGGAGAAGATCGGCTTCATGCTCGGTGAGCCCGTGGCGCTCCAGCCGAGCGGAACAGAGGTGCTGGTGTACGCGTCGGAGCCCGCTCCCTCCGCGGCTGCCGGCGACGCTTCGGCGCCGGACAACCCTTCCGGCCGAAGCGGCGTCTGAGGTAGGCGCGGCGGGGCGCCCTCTCGCACGGGCCGCACGCCCGCACACGTGCCCGGCCTCACCGGGCGCGCATCGATCCCACACACCCGACAAATCAAGATGAAGAAGCTGCTTCTCGCGCTTGCGCTGGGGCTTTCCACGGCCGCGTCCGCGCATGCCCAGGCGGCGAACTATGCCGGCGCGTGGACGCTGGACATGGCGCGCAGCCACGGCCTGCCGCCCTACTACTCGCAGGTGAAGAGCCATCGCCTGGACATCACACAGGACGCCGCGCACCTGGACGTGGGCGTGCAGGTGGACATCCTGGGCCACACCGATTCGCTGAGCTTCGTCTACAACCTGGACGGCAGCGAGACCGACACGCAAACCAGCATCCGCATGCAGAACGGGCCGGTGCCGGTGCCCACCAAGCTGAAGGCGGCGGTCACCGACGGCGGCATGCACATCACCATCGCCCGCACCATCCCCATGGGCGACCACCCGTTCACCGGCGTCACCACCGAGGACTGGAGCCTCAGCGCCGACGGTCGCACCCTCACCGTCCACCGCGTGGACGACTCCCCCCGCGGCCAGATGGTCGCCGACATGGTCTTCTCGAAGGATTGAACGTAAGCCGAGCTACTGCTTGCGGTTGTAGGGGTGCGATTCATCGCATCCGCAGACTTTCTGCAGCGCGAACGCTCAACAAACGCCGCGCATCTCCGGATGAGGCAACTGAGAAGCGGCAGCCCGGAGCATATCTCCGGATTGCCGCTTCTGCACATCTACCGGCTGACAAACGTCGATCCCGCGATGCACGCTTACTCCAGGCGCATCGCTTCGTAGGCGGCGAGGCAGGCGGCGGAGAGGGAGATCGCACCCGCATAGCCGCCCAGCACGTCCGACGCCCAGTGCTTCTCCTCCAGCATCCGCGCGCCGGCGAGCACGAGCGGCACCGTGAGCGCGACGGGAAACGTGATCTCGGGCCGGGCGAGGCGTTCACGCGCCAGCACGTACGCCGTGACGAGCGACAGCGCGGCCGGGCCGAACGCGTGGCCGCTCGGGAAGACGGGCCGGTCGGGCGGATGGCTGGGCGGCGGCGGCGGCTGGGGAAGCCAGCGGTCGAACGCGGAGTTGAGCCCCCGGGCCGCCACGGCGGACAGCAGCATCGCCCCGGCCCCGGTGCCGCGCGAGCGGAGCGTCGCCGCGTCCTGCTCACCCGGCGCCGCGAGCAGGCCGGCGGAGGCGCAGATGGCGGCGGGAATGTACATCCGCTTCTTGCCCGCGGGCGCGATGGTGGATGCGGCCTGTCGCACGGGATGCTCCTCCGGCACC is a window from the Longimicrobiaceae bacterium genome containing:
- a CDS encoding DUF1501 domain-containing protein, encoding MDPINRRVFVKSGAMALLAMGLPPAFVTRSLLADTRAAARKKTLICIFQRGAVDGLSMVVPFGEAAYYRGRRSIAIADPSRRSDRGALDLDGFFGMHPSLKPLHELYGRKELAIVHAAGSPSATRSHFEAQDVMETASPDGHARDGWLNRVLGATDCHDCSGRTLADARAHAADHAAGQTGVASLRGVAMGATLPLSLRGAEPTLAIADLERFGVAGGRDDALSETFARMYRTGTGDAVSAAAGEGMEAAAVLRKVDPARYASRPGVEYPAGDFGRSLRQIAQLVKAEVGVEVAFADLSGWDTHVAQGGADGQLARRLDELARGIRALHDDLGERMEDVVILTMSEFGRTVAENGTGGTDHGHANCMMVLGGSVAGGKVYGDWPGLEPAQLYEGRDLKVTTDFRDVFAEVTARHLGATHLDRVFPGYSLDPSKYRRVLR
- a CDS encoding zinc ribbon domain-containing protein, encoding MTQTTPCPSCGAAAAGRFCAECGVALNAECRDCGTPLLPGARFCNECGRPVAAGTEPVAPARSSSLPWIITGAALVALIAVLLVPKLREPEPAAAAALSSSSQPAAPQGPFAGGQGGPAGDARSVDISSMSPRERADRLFNRVMQNVSTGDTTQARNFLPMAIAAYGMVPDLDADGHYHLAILQLVAGDGKEARAESDSILAKDPKHLFGLFTAAQAEAAMGNASVAKTFYKRFVDLYPSEMARGLPEYKEHAQALPPMKEAAEKALTQ
- a CDS encoding GNAT family N-acetyltransferase; this encodes MSEIAGDANVGSLGSGAIVVETARLVIREFTPGDAEFILRLLNEPSFVANIGDRGVRTVEDAVAYLTGGPIKSYETNGHGLSLVALKETGEPMGMCGLIRREQFADVDVGYAFVPEFWRQGFAAESVLAVMEHGRRALGVGRIIALVSPHNTASARLLEKIGFMLGEPVALQPSGTEVLVYASEPAPSAAAGDASAPDNPSGRSGV
- a CDS encoding phosphatase PAP2 family protein, yielding MTRTESTDEQAERDDARRRVVALAAIAVAAGACFARLAVAVRSRDTAEADEAVHEATAVPEEHPVRQAASTIAPAGKKRMYIPAAICASAGLLAAPGEQDAATLRSRGTGAGAMLLSAVAARGLNSAFDRWLPQPPPPPSHPPDRPVFPSGHAFGPAALSLVTAYVLARERLARPEITFPVALTVPLVLAGARMLEEKHWASDVLGGYAGAISLSAACLAAYEAMRLE